In Abyssisolibacter fermentans, a genomic segment contains:
- a CDS encoding thiamine pyrophosphate-dependent enzyme, with protein MAYNHKEVFEKPERLAGGHRMCAGCGGPVAVRSVLRALKEEDKAVIGSATGCLEVSTFMYPYTAWKDSFIHNAFENAGATVSGVEAAYNALKRKGKIDDTYKFIAFGGDGGTYDIGFQSLSGAMERGHDMVYVCYDNGAYMNTGIQRSSATPKYADTTTTPTGTESLGKPQYRKDLTQIMVSHNIPYIAQTTFMGNFKDIHEKSEKAIYKKGAAFLNVLAPCPRGWRYEAADMMEMCKLAVDTCFWPLFEVEDGKWTLTYKPKKKLPIEDFLRPQGRFKHLFKKGNEHLIAEMQAEIDRRWEDLLKKCGE; from the coding sequence ATGGCATATAATCACAAGGAAGTATTTGAAAAACCTGAAAGATTGGCAGGAGGACATAGAATGTGTGCTGGCTGTGGTGGTCCAGTTGCTGTAAGAAGTGTCCTTAGAGCTTTAAAAGAAGAAGACAAAGCTGTAATAGGTTCTGCTACAGGATGTTTAGAAGTATCTACATTTATGTACCCATATACAGCTTGGAAAGATTCATTTATTCATAACGCATTCGAAAATGCAGGAGCTACTGTAAGTGGAGTTGAAGCTGCATACAATGCTTTAAAGAGAAAAGGTAAAATTGATGACACATATAAGTTCATTGCATTTGGTGGAGATGGTGGAACATACGATATAGGTTTCCAATCATTATCAGGAGCAATGGAAAGAGGTCATGATATGGTGTATGTATGTTACGATAATGGAGCATACATGAACACAGGTATTCAAAGATCATCGGCAACACCTAAGTACGCTGATACTACAACAACACCAACAGGTACAGAGTCTTTAGGAAAGCCTCAATATAGAAAAGATTTAACTCAGATAATGGTAAGTCATAATATACCATATATCGCTCAAACAACTTTCATGGGTAACTTCAAAGATATTCATGAAAAATCAGAAAAAGCTATATACAAAAAAGGAGCTGCATTCTTAAATGTATTAGCACCATGCCCAAGAGGATGGAGATACGAAGCTGCTGACATGATGGAAATGTGTAAACTTGCAGTAGACACTTGTTTCTGGCCACTATTTGAAGTGGAAGATGGAAAATGGACATTAACATATAAACCTAAAAAGAAACTTCCAATCGAAGACTTCTTAAGACCTCAAGGAAGATTCAAACATTTATTCAAAAAAGGTAATGAGCATTTAATCGCAGAAATGCAAGCTGAGATTGATAGAAGATGGGAAGATTTAC